From a region of the Paenibacillus segetis genome:
- the phnW gene encoding 2-aminoethylphosphonate--pyruvate transaminase encodes MSTPYLLLTPGPLSTSASVKEAMLRDSCTWDEDYNQIVQGIRQKLVDLATLTPEKYTSVLMQGSGSFCVEAVIGSSVPANGKLLVLTNGAYGKRIAQIAQMYGISTSIIDFGEVTPVTVEPLIQRLVEEPDITHVAVVHCETTTGLLNPIEEVGQVVKEHGKVYIVDAMSSFGGIPLDMHELGIDYLISSANKCIQGVPGFGFIIANREELQQCKGISRSLSLDIYDQWETMESGGGKWRFTSPTHVVHAFKQALQELEEEGGVAARYVRYKQNQDALAIGMERLGYRSLLPKSAHSPIITSFLYPDSEQFNFQILYHRLKHSGFVIYPGKISAADTFRIGNIGEIYLKDIHRLLEVMEENCFW; translated from the coding sequence ATGAGCACACCGTATTTGTTGCTGACACCAGGTCCTTTGTCAACTTCGGCTTCCGTGAAGGAAGCGATGCTCCGTGACTCATGTACTTGGGATGAGGATTATAACCAAATCGTACAAGGAATTCGGCAAAAGTTGGTGGACTTAGCCACTCTTACGCCTGAAAAGTATACGTCTGTCTTGATGCAGGGAAGCGGCTCCTTCTGTGTGGAAGCTGTAATTGGCTCGTCTGTGCCGGCAAATGGCAAATTACTCGTGTTGACGAATGGAGCCTATGGTAAACGAATTGCACAGATAGCGCAGATGTATGGCATTTCCACATCAATCATCGATTTCGGTGAAGTGACACCCGTAACAGTGGAGCCCCTTATCCAACGTCTGGTTGAAGAACCGGATATTACGCATGTCGCTGTGGTTCACTGTGAGACAACGACAGGCCTACTGAATCCGATTGAAGAAGTAGGTCAGGTCGTTAAAGAACATGGCAAAGTATACATTGTGGACGCAATGAGTAGCTTCGGCGGGATTCCTCTTGATATGCATGAGCTAGGCATTGATTATCTTATCAGTAGTGCGAATAAATGTATCCAAGGCGTACCTGGTTTCGGTTTCATTATAGCTAATAGAGAAGAATTACAGCAGTGTAAAGGGATATCTCGCTCCCTTTCACTAGATATATATGACCAATGGGAGACCATGGAATCCGGTGGTGGTAAGTGGCGTTTCACATCTCCAACTCATGTTGTTCACGCGTTTAAACAAGCGCTTCAAGAACTTGAAGAGGAAGGTGGCGTGGCTGCAAGATACGTCCGGTATAAGCAAAATCAGGATGCACTAGCTATAGGTATGGAGAGATTAGGATATCGTTCCTTATTACCAAAGAGTGCTCATTCACCAATCATTACGTCATTCCTTTATCCGGACAGTGAGCAATTCAACTTTCAAATACTATATCATCGACTAAAACATAGTGGTTTCGTGATCTATCCTGGCAAGATTAGTGCCGCGGATACATTCCGAATTGGGAACATTGGCGAAATCTACTTGAAGGATATACATCGCTTGCTTGAAGTGATGGAAGAGAATTGTTTCTGGTGA
- a CDS encoding saccharopine dehydrogenase family protein, translating to MKVFCLGGAGNICREAVLDLVQYSSFHTITIGDYNAEAGREVVAWLNDPRVDFVQVDVRNHADTVSKMRGYDVVIDGTTITLNGLSTAAIAEAGCHGVNLNGFGEEDAAGPIFEQHGRTCLPGFGMTPGVTQMMAMHAANQLDEVDEVRVSHGSYRPIAFSKSITETTTYEYDPALPGRVVYEYGEFIQVPPFSRPRDIELPQPYGTAVQYIIPHAETKTLAKALAHKNVKLIEVRGTWPPQNMQLVKALYDYGILRNDLIQVNGAAVGIMDCISEYLYNSPEGRETQLYGYALHIEVTGTKEGKRIQHIITHTHPLSDGSVEGWEKLRAYTRNVGIPMAIAATMIANGAVKKTGIVTPEEAFEPQAIFAELEKRNILIHEEIIQIG from the coding sequence GTGAAAGTGTTTTGCTTAGGTGGTGCGGGTAACATATGTCGGGAAGCGGTTTTGGATCTCGTTCAGTACTCCTCTTTTCATACGATAACAATCGGGGACTATAACGCAGAGGCCGGACGAGAAGTGGTTGCTTGGTTGAATGATCCTCGTGTTGATTTTGTACAAGTGGATGTGAGAAACCATGCAGATACTGTGAGCAAAATGAGGGGCTATGATGTTGTTATAGATGGGACAACTATTACCTTGAACGGTTTATCTACCGCAGCGATTGCCGAAGCTGGCTGTCATGGTGTGAACCTGAATGGTTTCGGAGAAGAAGATGCCGCAGGTCCAATCTTTGAGCAACATGGTCGAACTTGTCTACCTGGCTTCGGTATGACACCTGGTGTTACACAGATGATGGCCATGCATGCCGCCAATCAATTGGATGAAGTGGACGAAGTTCGCGTAAGTCATGGCTCTTATCGGCCCATTGCATTCTCGAAGTCGATCACAGAAACAACGACATATGAGTACGATCCTGCTCTTCCGGGTCGTGTGGTATATGAGTATGGTGAATTCATTCAAGTACCACCTTTTTCCAGACCGCGAGATATCGAACTTCCACAGCCATATGGTACTGCTGTACAGTACATTATTCCACATGCAGAGACCAAGACGTTGGCGAAGGCACTTGCGCATAAAAATGTAAAGCTGATCGAAGTGCGCGGTACATGGCCACCGCAGAATATGCAACTCGTTAAGGCATTGTATGACTATGGAATTCTACGAAACGATTTGATCCAGGTTAACGGGGCTGCGGTTGGTATTATGGATTGCATCTCGGAATATTTGTACAACTCTCCTGAAGGCCGAGAAACACAGCTCTATGGTTATGCACTTCATATTGAAGTGACGGGTACCAAGGAAGGGAAGAGAATTCAACATATCATCACCCACACGCATCCGCTATCTGATGGCTCAGTAGAAGGTTGGGAGAAACTAAGGGCCTACACCCGAAACGTAGGAATTCCGATGGCGATTGCCGCGACAATGATCGCAAATGGAGCGGTGAAGAAGACGGGAATCGTAACTCCAGAGGAGGCTTTTGAGCCACAGGCTATATTTGCTGAACTGGAAAAAAGGAATATTCTAATTCATGAGGAAATAATACAGATCGGTTAA
- the phnX gene encoding phosphonoacetaldehyde hydrolase: protein MIKAVMLDWAGTMVDYGCFAPLNVFMEVFHRRDISITVDEARAPMGMLKRDHIKAICQMERVSQLWVDKFGSIPGEAEIDALYADFEPLLFETLHEYATPIPGAVALVERLRAQGIAIGSTTGYTREMMDIVTAEASKLGYAPDSLVTPSEVPAGRPAPWMIYQNAMQLNVYPMYHIVKAGDTVSDILEGVHAGCWSVGVLLGSSELGMTEEEVVNCDPQTLESRKAVVAERFRAAGAHMIIESIGQLDGAITEINQRLAGGERP, encoded by the coding sequence ATGATTAAAGCAGTGATGTTGGATTGGGCAGGAACGATGGTAGACTATGGTTGTTTTGCGCCACTTAACGTATTTATGGAGGTATTTCATAGAAGAGATATTTCGATCACCGTAGATGAAGCGCGTGCGCCAATGGGGATGTTGAAGCGTGATCATATCAAAGCGATTTGCCAAATGGAGCGCGTGAGTCAGCTATGGGTAGACAAATTTGGTAGTATTCCTGGAGAGGCTGAAATCGATGCGTTATATGCAGATTTTGAGCCGCTATTGTTTGAAACTTTACACGAATATGCAACGCCGATTCCCGGTGCGGTAGCACTGGTGGAGCGGTTGCGGGCACAAGGTATCGCTATTGGTTCTACGACAGGTTATACAAGAGAGATGATGGATATTGTTACAGCCGAAGCAAGTAAGCTTGGTTACGCTCCGGATTCATTGGTTACACCAAGCGAAGTTCCCGCAGGGCGCCCTGCACCGTGGATGATCTATCAGAACGCAATGCAATTGAATGTCTATCCGATGTACCACATTGTGAAAGCAGGCGATACTGTCAGTGATATCCTAGAAGGAGTGCATGCTGGGTGTTGGAGTGTTGGTGTGCTATTGGGTAGCAGTGAGCTTGGGATGACGGAGGAAGAAGTAGTAAATTGTGACCCGCAGACGCTGGAATCACGTAAAGCGGTAGTTGCTGAGCGATTCAGAGCAGCTGGTGCACACATGATCATTGAATCAATTGGGCAACTAGATGGGGCAATCACTGAGATTAATCAACGGTTGGCCGGAGGAGAGCGTCCATGA